The Streptomyces pactum genome contains a region encoding:
- a CDS encoding S-(hydroxymethyl)mycothiol dehydrogenase, whose translation MPHEVRAVVAVKKGAPVEVQTVVVPDPGPGEVLVAVQACGVCHTDLHYREGAITDDFPFLLGHEAAGTVEAVGEGVTDLQQGDYVVLAWRAPCGGCRSCRRGRPWYCFDSRNAAQPMTLLDGTPLTSALGIGAFAEKTLVAAGQAVRVDPAARPEAAGLIGCGVMAGYGAAVNTGNVGRGDSVAVIGCGGVGNAAIAGAALNGAMKIIAVDVDGRKLDRAERFGATHTVDSRGADPIEAVRALTDGHGVDLAIDAVGHPETFRQAFYMRDHAGVLVQVGVPTPETTVELPLIDVFSRGGAVKSSWYGDCLPSRDFPFLIDQYLYGLLDLGAFVSETTSLDRVEEAFAKMHRGDVLRSVVVL comes from the coding sequence GTGCCACACGAGGTCCGTGCCGTAGTCGCTGTGAAGAAGGGCGCACCGGTCGAGGTGCAGACGGTCGTCGTGCCGGACCCGGGACCCGGCGAGGTTCTCGTCGCGGTACAGGCCTGCGGGGTCTGCCACACGGACCTGCACTACCGGGAGGGCGCGATCACGGACGACTTCCCCTTCCTGCTCGGCCATGAGGCGGCCGGCACGGTCGAGGCGGTCGGCGAGGGGGTCACCGATCTTCAGCAGGGCGACTACGTGGTCCTGGCCTGGCGGGCGCCCTGCGGCGGCTGCCGTTCCTGCCGACGCGGTCGCCCCTGGTACTGCTTCGACTCCCGCAACGCCGCCCAGCCGATGACCCTGCTGGACGGCACGCCGCTGACCAGCGCCCTCGGTATCGGTGCCTTCGCCGAGAAGACGCTGGTCGCGGCGGGCCAGGCGGTGAGGGTCGACCCGGCCGCGCGCCCCGAGGCGGCCGGCCTGATCGGCTGCGGGGTGATGGCCGGTTACGGCGCCGCCGTCAACACGGGCAACGTGGGCCGCGGCGACTCGGTCGCCGTCATCGGCTGCGGCGGCGTCGGCAACGCGGCGATCGCGGGAGCCGCCCTCAACGGTGCCATGAAGATCATCGCCGTCGACGTCGACGGGCGGAAACTGGACCGGGCGGAGCGGTTCGGCGCCACGCACACCGTCGACTCCCGCGGCGCGGACCCCATCGAGGCGGTCCGCGCCCTCACCGACGGACACGGCGTGGACCTCGCGATCGACGCGGTGGGGCACCCGGAGACCTTCCGCCAGGCCTTCTACATGCGCGACCACGCCGGCGTGCTGGTCCAGGTCGGCGTGCCCACGCCGGAGACGACGGTCGAACTGCCGCTCATCGACGTGTTCTCACGCGGCGGCGCGGTCAAGTCGTCCTGGTACGGCGACTGCCTGCCCAGCCGCGACTTCCCGTTCCTCATCGACCAGTATCTCTACGGGCTGCTGGACCTGGGTGCCTTCGTCTCGGAGACCACCTCGCTGGACCGGGTGGAGGAAGCGTTCGCCAAGATGCACCGCGGCGATGTATTGCGCTCGGTGGTGGTCCTGTGA
- a CDS encoding IclR family transcriptional regulator, producing MTRTQKQPDQGGERVENKQGRAAAGSVQSVDRAVSVLEILARHGEAGVTEIADELDVHKSTAFRLLGVLENRGLVAQEKERGKYYLGAGVLRLAGAAAVRLDISQEGVPVCRELADELGETSNIAVLDDDAAVNVMQARGTASVTAQNWLGRRTPLHATASGKVLLAHLPTTLREGLLARPLHRFTERTVTGAAMLRGELETVAEQGYAITQEELEIGLAAVAAPVRSHDGKVIASISVSGPVYRLTPDRLPDLAKRALAAGVELSRRMGYGC from the coding sequence ATGACCCGCACACAGAAGCAGCCCGACCAGGGTGGGGAACGCGTGGAGAACAAGCAGGGCAGAGCGGCGGCCGGCAGCGTGCAGTCCGTGGACCGCGCCGTGAGCGTGCTGGAGATCCTCGCCCGGCACGGGGAGGCGGGCGTCACCGAGATCGCCGACGAGCTGGACGTGCACAAGTCCACCGCCTTCCGGCTGCTCGGCGTCCTGGAGAACCGCGGTCTGGTGGCCCAGGAGAAGGAGCGCGGCAAGTACTACCTGGGTGCCGGTGTACTGCGCCTCGCGGGGGCGGCGGCAGTGCGTCTGGACATCTCGCAGGAGGGCGTGCCCGTCTGCCGCGAACTCGCCGACGAGCTCGGCGAGACGTCGAACATCGCGGTGCTGGACGACGACGCGGCGGTCAACGTCATGCAGGCCCGAGGCACCGCCTCCGTGACGGCGCAGAACTGGCTCGGCCGGCGCACTCCGCTGCACGCCACCGCCAGCGGCAAGGTGCTCCTCGCCCACCTGCCGACCACTCTGCGCGAGGGCCTGCTGGCCCGTCCGCTGCACCGGTTCACCGAGCGCACCGTCACCGGCGCGGCGATGCTGCGCGGCGAGTTGGAGACCGTGGCCGAGCAGGGCTACGCGATCACGCAGGAGGAGCTGGAGATCGGGCTCGCGGCCGTGGCGGCACCCGTCCGTTCCCACGACGGCAAGGTGATCGCCTCGATCAGCGTCTCGGGACCGGTGTACCGGCTGACGCCGGACCGGCTGCCGGACCTGGCGAAGCGCGCACTGGCGGCGGGGGTCGAGCTGTCCCGCCGTATGGGCTACGGCTGCTGA
- a CDS encoding bifunctional 3-phenylpropionate/cinnamic acid dioxygenase ferredoxin subunit yields the protein MIPVCRLEDLPKGGSTRVGTSPPIAVFHTDDGDLYAIDDTCSHQDASLSEGWLEGCLVECPLHAASFDLRTGRPTCLPARRPVRTHRVSVHEGVVHVHLAAEEGSAA from the coding sequence ATGATTCCCGTCTGCCGCCTCGAAGACCTCCCCAAGGGCGGGTCCACCCGTGTCGGGACGAGTCCGCCGATCGCCGTCTTCCACACCGACGACGGTGACCTCTACGCCATCGACGACACGTGCAGCCACCAGGACGCCTCTCTTTCCGAGGGCTGGCTGGAGGGCTGCCTGGTCGAATGCCCGCTGCACGCCGCGTCGTTCGACCTCCGGACAGGCCGGCCGACCTGCCTCCCGGCCCGCAGGCCCGTACGCACCCACCGCGTCAGCGTCCACGAGGGTGTCGTGCACGTCCATCTCGCCGCGGAGGAGGGGAGCGCCGCATGA
- a CDS encoding NAD(P)/FAD-dependent oxidoreductase, translating into MRTVTVVGASLSGLYAARELRAQGFDGRLVIVGEEPHRPYDRPPLSKDFLTGRAGEDRLALTDAEETAGLDAEWLLGVRARGLDARGRTVLLDDGRAVSTDGVVVATGASARHLPGDGLAGVHTLRTLDDARALRAELTRGPRRVVVIGGGFIGAETASSCAALGHTVTVVEAAPLPLVPQLGTEMAAVCATLHRREGAELVTGASVAALRGTGVVTAVTLSDGRSLPADVVIVGIGATPSTAWLAGSALVLNDGVVCDDGCVTSLPQVVAAGDVARVGGTRAEHWTSATEQPRVAVTNLLAGRTVEYARTLPYFWSDQYGARLQFAGRRREGDTVRIVEGETADGVPADDGFLARYERDGRTTAVLSVDRPRAFMRARRELARETERTWPTDGPARPAGDRDRTAGDRVRPAVL; encoded by the coding sequence ATGAGGACCGTGACGGTCGTCGGCGCCTCGCTCTCCGGTCTCTACGCCGCCCGGGAACTGCGCGCCCAGGGGTTCGACGGCCGACTGGTGATCGTCGGCGAGGAACCTCACCGGCCCTACGACCGCCCTCCCCTCTCCAAGGACTTCCTCACCGGCCGGGCCGGCGAGGACCGACTGGCGCTCACCGACGCCGAGGAGACCGCCGGCCTGGACGCCGAGTGGCTGCTCGGCGTCCGTGCCCGCGGCCTGGACGCCCGCGGCCGCACCGTGCTGCTCGACGACGGCCGCGCGGTGTCCACCGACGGCGTCGTCGTCGCCACCGGCGCCTCGGCCCGGCACCTCCCCGGCGACGGCCTGGCCGGCGTCCACACCCTGCGCACCCTGGACGACGCCCGCGCCCTGCGGGCGGAACTCACCCGCGGCCCGCGCAGGGTCGTCGTGATCGGCGGCGGCTTCATCGGTGCGGAGACGGCCTCCTCGTGTGCCGCCCTCGGTCACACCGTCACCGTCGTCGAGGCCGCTCCGCTGCCGCTCGTGCCCCAACTCGGCACCGAGATGGCCGCCGTGTGCGCCACGCTGCACCGCCGCGAGGGTGCCGAACTCGTCACCGGTGCGTCCGTGGCAGCCCTGCGCGGCACGGGCGTCGTCACCGCGGTGACACTCTCCGACGGCCGCTCCCTGCCCGCGGACGTGGTGATCGTCGGCATCGGCGCCACGCCCAGCACAGCCTGGCTGGCGGGGTCGGCGCTGGTGCTGAACGACGGCGTTGTCTGTGACGACGGCTGTGTGACGTCCCTGCCCCAGGTGGTCGCCGCCGGTGACGTGGCCCGCGTCGGGGGCACGCGCGCGGAACACTGGACCTCCGCCACGGAGCAGCCCCGGGTGGCCGTGACCAACCTGCTCGCCGGGCGGACCGTGGAGTACGCGAGGACGCTGCCGTACTTCTGGTCCGACCAGTACGGCGCCCGCCTCCAGTTCGCCGGCCGGCGCCGGGAGGGAGACACCGTCCGCATCGTCGAGGGCGAGACCGCCGACGGCGTACCGGCCGACGACGGCTTCCTCGCCCGCTACGAACGGGACGGACGTACGACCGCGGTGCTCTCCGTGGACCGCCCACGCGCCTTCATGCGGGCCCGACGCGAACTCGCCCGCGAGACCGAGCGGACGTGGCCGACGGACGGCCCGGCGCGGCCGGCGGGTGATCGGGACCGGACGGCGGGTGACCGGGTGCGGCCGGCGGTGCTGTGA